The sequence below is a genomic window from Sandaracinaceae bacterium.
CGGCGTCGTCCATGCTGGTCAGCACGGTGACGGCGAGCAGCGTGGTGTCGCCGGCCTCCTCGGCCACCGCGCGCAAAGCGGTCGGTCCCGCCGCCGCATGCACCGTGAGGAAGCGCACCCCCATGCGCGCCGCAGATGCTGTGGCTTTCGCCATGGTTGCAGGGATGTCGTGCAGCTTGAGGTCCAGGAAGCACTCGGCTCCCGCGTCGTGGACGGCACGCACGGCGTCGGGTCCGGCCGCAGTGAACAGCTCGAGCCCCACCTTGAACACGCCGACCTCGGCGCGCAGCTGCTCGATGAGCCCACGCGCGGTGACTAGGTCGGCGACATCCAGCGGAAAAACCAAACGCCCACGAGGGGAGGTCGTGGGCGCTCGTTCGAGGTCTCGGCTCATGCCAGGGGGCTTACCCCGAGGGGGATCAGAAGTCGAGGCCGCTCAGCGGGTTGTTGGAGCCGCTCATCCCGCTGCTCGTCATGCCCGACGAGGAGGAGGACGAGCTGCTGCCGCGGCTCCGGCGCCCACCGCCGCTGCTGCCGCCCGACGAGCCGCTCATGTTGGCCGCCGCTGCCGCCGCCGCGGCCTGCGCCTGGGCCGCCGCCTCGCGTGCAGCCTGGGCGTCCGCTTGGGCACGCTCTGCCTCCGCGTTCAGACGGGTACGTTCGGCCTCACGCGCCGCACGTTCGTGCTCGGCCTGCTCCGCCGCCACGCGGGCCGCCCGCTCACGCTCCTCCAGCTGCGGCTTGACCACGCCGAAGTAGGCGCCGACGCCGCCGCCCACCACCAGCAGGATGATGCCGACGATGATGCCCGGGTGGACGCCCTTCTTCTTCTCGGCCTCGATGGTGGCGAGCTTCTGCTCGTGAGCCAGCAGGCGGGCCTGTTCCTCGGCGCGCGCCGCGGCTTCAGCCTCGAGGCGCACACGCAGCGCACCCTCTTCGGCCTCCCGGCGCAGGCGCTCTTCCTCTTCACGCGCGGCCCGCTCAGCCGCGGCGCGAGCCTCCTCTTCCGCCCGGATGCGTGCCTCTTCGGCCGCCTTCTTCGCGGCGGCCTCCGCCGCGATCCGCTCCCGCTCCGCCTGTGCGGCCGCCGCGGCGGCTTCCGCCTCCGACTGGATGCGGTCCTCCTCGAGGTTCATCAGCTCCTTGAGGTTGAATAGGACGGAGGATTCCTTCTGATCGGACATCGGTAACGCTGCTCCGTGGGTCGAAAAACGCGGCGACCCGTCAACTAGTTTGCAGGGGGGGATGCTTCGTGTCAACGCCTTCGCGGCGCCAGGCGTCGGCCCTTTCGGGCCGAATTTCACTCACGCCAGAACAGCTTCCACGGGTTGTGCTTGAGGTCCCGCAGCATCTCCTGGACGTCGTCGTAGATCTCCTCGTCCATGAGCATGGCGCCGACGGTGCCACGCCCCTGGCGGATGTGGGTGACGATCTGCTCGGCGTCTTCCGTGATGCCGGTGGCCCGGTGCGAGATGTCCGACACATCCGCGATGGTGCTGCGGATCTGGGCCTGCTGCTCCTCGCCGAGCATGTCCAGCAGGTCGTCCACCTTGCCGGCGATGCTGCGCGCATCGGCCAAGAGTGGGTCGATGTCGCGGTTGATGCTGCTGGTGATGCCATCCACGTTGCGCAGGGTGCGCTGCACACGCGGGCCCGTGATGAGCTCGTTGGCGTTCCCGAGCAGATCGTTGGTCTGGTCGGTGGCCGTCTCGATGTTCTGCATGATGCGGTCGATACGGTCGCCGTGGCGCGTGAAGATGCCGTCCAGCGAGCGCACCATGTTGGCGGCCGCGGAGAGCAGTGAGTCGAGCTCCTCGCGGTTGTCGCGCAACAGACCGTGGATGTTCTCGAGCAGCTCGAACATCATCGCGAACGCCTGGTCCATGCGCGGGGGGTCGATGCCCACGAGGATGTGCCCGTCGGCGACCACTGGGCGGTCCTGGCTGCCGGGGTCGATGGCGATCAGGCTCTCACCCACGATGCTGGTGGAAGTGACGTACACACGCGCGTCTTCGTGGATGCTGCTGAAGTACTCGTCTTGGATTTGCAGGCGGATGCGGATGAGCGGGCTCCGACCGGTGGCCGGGTCGAGCTGGCCACCGCGGTACTCGATCTCCTCGACGCGACCCACGCGGATGTTGCCGATGTTGACGGGGGCGCCGCCCAGCACGTTTCCGGGGTTGTCGAAGTCGATGTAGAGCGTCTTGACGTCGCCGCCAGGGCCCCCGCGGAGCGCGATCACGAACACGCCGAGCAGCGCCACTGCGACCAGGATCAGCAGGCCGACGCGCACCTCGAGGGACATTCCACCTTTACTCATAGCTCTATCGGCCCTTCCGCCTCTCCCCTGATGAACTGCCTCACCACGGGGTCGTCGGTGTTTTCGAAGTCCGCCCACGTACCGAGCAGGCGAACGGTTCCCTTATACAGCATCGCGATGCGATCCGAGATCGACTCGATCGACACCAGGTCGTGACTGACGACGATGCTCGTCACGCCCACCACGTCGCACAGCTCGCGGATCATCTGGTCCACGCGGCGC
It includes:
- the pyrF gene encoding orotidine-5'-phosphate decarboxylase: MSRDLERAPTTSPRGRLVFPLDVADLVTARGLIEQLRAEVGVFKVGLELFTAAGPDAVRAVHDAGAECFLDLKLHDIPATMAKATASAARMGVRFLTVHAAAGPTALRAVAEEAGDTTLLAVTVLTSMDDAELDHIGLLGPAAAAVARLGELSVTAGVGGLVCSPLEVPALRAALGSAPTLMVPGVRPAGAEVGDQKRVATPTSAIAAGADYLVVGRPIREAKDPVQAARAVVAEIGSALEARG
- a CDS encoding MCE family protein gives rise to the protein MSKGGMSLEVRVGLLILVAVALLGVFVIALRGGPGGDVKTLYIDFDNPGNVLGGAPVNIGNIRVGRVEEIEYRGGQLDPATGRSPLIRIRLQIQDEYFSSIHEDARVYVTSTSIVGESLIAIDPGSQDRPVVADGHILVGIDPPRMDQAFAMMFELLENIHGLLRDNREELDSLLSAAANMVRSLDGIFTRHGDRIDRIMQNIETATDQTNDLLGNANELITGPRVQRTLRNVDGITSSINRDIDPLLADARSIAGKVDDLLDMLGEEQQAQIRSTIADVSDISHRATGITEDAEQIVTHIRQGRGTVGAMLMDEEIYDDVQEMLRDLKHNPWKLFWRE